The following coding sequences are from one Stegostoma tigrinum isolate sSteTig4 chromosome 11, sSteTig4.hap1, whole genome shotgun sequence window:
- the wu:fb55g09 gene encoding uncharacterized protein wu:fb55g09 has translation MSNSKRGVVHWEARKERSDCKDCSKSRLDSKRVGHRWHRRGRAECGRTGRFFGRGHQHQSTELQGVRLRPVNVRGNRAPGMRAPRNTNQFLMHEKYQLMHMRSDSTGSDSGSEIEVDMDIDSYLGVLENARGALDCSMSPLSDDNLLRFGFFEQIDHDQSLQYFPSEDDVVKSERFMRQDFAAFCSTFNVE, from the coding sequence ATGTCTAACAGTAAAAGAGGCGTTGTCCATTGGGAAGCCAGGAAAGAGAGATCCGATTGCAAAGATTGTTCAAAGAGTAGACTTGATTCGAAACGGGTCGGCCATCGCTGGCACAGACGTGGAAGGGCAGAGTGTGGCAGAACAGGCAGGTTTTTTGGTCGTGGCCACCAACACCAGTCGACGGAACTCCAAGGGGTGAGGCTGCGTCCGGTCAATGTCCGTGGTAATCGTGCCCCAGGCATGAGGGCTCCTCGAAATACGAACCAATTCCTGATGCACGAGAAGTACCAACTGATGCACATGAGATCTGACTCGACTGGGAGTGATAGTGGCTCGGAGATCGAAGTAGACATGGACATAGACTCGTACCTGGGTGTGTTAGAGAACGCCCGAGGCGCTCTAGACTGCTCCATGTCTCCCTTGTCTGATGATAACCTGTTACGCTTCGGATTTTTTGAACAAATAGATCACGATCAGAGTTTGCAGTATTTTCCGTCAGAGGACGACGTAGTAAAAAGCGAACGTTTTATGCGACAGGACTTTGCTGCATTTTGCAGTACGTTTAATGTAGAGTAG